The Argentina anserina chromosome 5, drPotAnse1.1, whole genome shotgun sequence genome includes the window TGTTACCCAACTTGTAATCTCcaaggaggaagaaaagaTGATGCAATTGAATATCCCGGATAATATCATTGAACCCAGAAAATGCTCAAATTTGAGATTGGATTTAAACCCAGCAAAATTTATGAGTTTCGCTTGTAGTTTAACAACCCAAAATTACAAGGAGATCGATAGATGTATGTAGAAGAACAAAAACCAAAGCAGAAAATGACGATatgaatttattaattaaagatAAATCAGGAATGAGATCTTCATTAGAAATGGGAATTTACTTGATTAATCACCAGACTCACCATTTTCGTCATTATATTTCTTCTTTGAGAAGATTATTTGAGAAGTTTTGTAAACCCAGAATGGAATCTGCTGCCAAATCAAATTGGGGAATGCAAAACACTAATTCTAGGTTGCAAAGATTGGATATAGCAGGATTTTGGATCAAAATTTGAGATTTTAATCAAAACGTGAATGGAGAACGAGTTGAAAACCCAGAAGGTTGCAGAGTTCCAAatgaatgagagagagagagagagagagagttataCAGAATGGAAGTAACAAGCATGGAATTTTCTTGTTATTTTAGTTGAGGAATTTTTCAGTCATTCCGGGGCAATGTAAAACCACCGTTCTAATCATCatttaaaacttaaaatttaATGCAtggaattttcttatttttttagttgagGAATTTTTCAATCATACAGGCGGGGCTGTAAAATTACCGTTCTAATCATCATTTaacatttaaaatttaatttaaaaaaaaaattatatttaaactattttttaaaaaattattttaagtttttttttctaaaatcatACGCCATACATTCTAAATCTTGTTATCTTAAACCATAAACTCTAAAATTTTCTAATTTAAACCCTAAATCTCATACTCTAaacatattttaaattttaaattttaaatctgaaattctagttcaaaattattaataatttaatacacataaatatcattttataaataataaaaatatataaaataataattttaatataATAAATTCCGTGTTACTAATTATATCAGTGAGAAGTACTACCGTATATAGTCGCGTGATCGTCTGGGAATATTGAAAATTTCTCCTCTGGGTGTAACATGAAAGCATAGTTGTATAGAATCGGGAATGAATGGaagagagaaacaaaaagtaCACAAGGGGATGGTCGTCTGAGTCGAAAGAGAAGCAAGaaccactctctctctctctctctctctctctctctctctctctctgtaacAAACTAAGAGTCTAAAACAGCCGAGGATGGGAACATAGAAACTGTGCCAAACAAAGTGATTGGGGTCCTGTCATGGCCCCAAGGGTCTCATCAGCAATCAGTGGATGAGTAGTATTTGGTATGGCGATCATGATATTTGTTAGTAGATATATTTCCTACTTAAGAAACCTACATTTTGAATGTCATAGTCTTATAGAAGGCGAAAATGGCCCTCACACAcataaattgattttttttttaaacaaacaAATTCGATTCAGTTTAGATCAGTTCAGTCCAaacaatatataaaaaatatttcaaaTGATATATGGACTTGATGGAACAAAACATATATGAAGTGGttgaaaagatttgagataaaGAAGAAAAGTCTCATATCTGAAAATTGTGAGACATGAACTAAAAATACAAACATGTCTGTACGCAGATATTTTAcagatataagaaaaactaagCCATATATAGGAATAATAGGATAAGtctaattttaacaaaatcaaataataTCCAACATCCCAAGATAATGCAATCCCAATTGCAGCCCCAAACTGAGAGCAGCCTTATATATTCTAGCTAGTGACATTTTCACTTTTTCGTCATCAAGTTCTTGTACTCTTCTGTTGATCCAAGAATATGGTAATCATCATTTCAAAtttttcccttttcttttgaatGGGAAATAGAGACAATGCTAGCTGGATATAAGCCTCACTATCATGTCGACCAAATGGTCAAGCAATCCCTTATCCTCAAAAACCATATATAAAACCCACAATTTTGTTTGAAACCCTTTCTAAACTCACAGATTTGCAACAGACCACCTGAGCCATATTTTCCataaaaacaatttcaaaagTTAGGACAATGCCGGTATAATTGgtgttttaacataatttcatACTATGTCTCTCCAATTGCGTCTCTGATCAGTTTAATAATCATTTTGAGCGTCAATTTTTTAGGCTGACATGAGGGAGCATGCTGGAGGTCTGAGATCTATAATTAGAAAATTGACAAAATAAGATATTACTTGTAATGTGAATGATCTCACCCAATTGTATGGAGATTAAACTTTTAATCTTTATATGTGATTAGATTAGAACAATATCAATATGATGATAATCCATGACCACACTAAACCAACAACAATATCTCACACGATATAGTTTGATGCTTTGACaattaaatatattataaCCTTAACATGCCAGCTCATTTTTGGCACAGTCGTAGACATGTCTTTACACTTTTACATGCTTGTCAGATTGTCAAAGTTTTCTGCATGTAAAAGTGCGAAAACAAGATTATCCTGTTTTTTATAAGTTAAACATTAACTTCTAAATCAATAAACCACGAATCGGTAAATACTATACACTGATACAAgtcatttcttttttaaaaacCCCCTTGTCAACAAGTTACACaaaaaaattccaaaaatGTACAAACAACAATTCTCCGAAAATTACCAAATCGGTAAACACTGCATCACTAGAAAGCCACTCCCCAAAATTTTACCAAAAATGAGAAATGGTTGAGTAGCGTTTGTAAGACCATCTTCAACCCATGGGCTATTGTGCCACAATTCTCACATTTCGTCTCTAACTGATAGGCTAGTGTGTTAGTGTGCCAGAAGTAGCCCAAAAGGAacataaactttttttttgctaCTTGTGGCACACTAGCACACATATcttttattgttgttgtggtaaataatttcataaatacaTAACAATATTGtttagtaaatatatatttcattatttgaaaaagaaaaatatttttttgttgttaaAATAATATACTATAACATTAAACTTGAATTAAATTTGTATTTTCTATAGTGTAATAACTCATTAAATATACAATAACACTACCATATAATACtaataaatttaatgaaggaacaaacaataatcacttattaaaactaataattttaactaaattacaaatataacaatcatttaaaatagaaCAAATAGTTTCTGACTATGCAAAAATATAGGCAACGTGAGTCATTCATGTCATCCGATAATGCGTATTATCCGGAAATGCCGACTGATATACCAAATAATTATGATTATTAATAttttgtaattattatttatgtcacttaaattaattaaatttcatgtatttttattttttatgaaatacaatttaaagttttaatatttttcataatacatttattaaatttatcatttataaaaaataaaattgtaattaaatgataatataaaaattaaaagatattaacatattaaagaaatataaaaacgTTACATTGTAGCACATTTGGTCGAAAACAATTGATATCAGATCGATAAATAATAACGATTTAATGTGCAATAATAACGATTTAATAACTACAAATAATCATGTGAATTAGATATGACCTAATATCTACTTTTGGCACTGAAAATGAAATGACCTGAATATAATGTTATAATCCAATTGAGTCCGTACCACCGGAAGTCTTGTCGCGACCCCTTCACTTGGCGCCCCTTGATTCCTTACCTCATGACGCCCTTCCCGCCTTCTCCACCGGACTTGCCTCCTCACGTGCCACCcactcacgtgcaacctccaCCACGTGTCCCTATCTCGCTCAACGTCAACTCTAATCCAACCGCTCCCCTACTTCCCTATATATATCACACATCACACCCTCCTCCCACTTAAAAAAAGTAGAGAGAGGTCAAAAGCTCATCAACTCAACCCTAAAATTTCCAGTGATGAAATCATCTGCTCTGATCCGAACCAGTTCCATCGGCGCCACCGTTTCCGCCTCCCCCAGAGTCTCCCTCTCCGGCGTATTTTCCGGCGAGAAGACCGCCGCCTCCTCGTCTCCTCGGATCCGCCTCCAGTTCGACGCCAACAGCCACCGCGATAGGGACACCATCCGGCGAGCGCTCTCGGAGAGCAACATCCTACGATCGGACTCCGGCAAGCCGAGAAGGTTGCCGGGGAGCGGGATTCCGGAAGACGCGGTGGAATCTCCCGCCGGAGGTTACGTCAGCAAAACGGCGACGGTGGAGAGAGAAGAGCGGAGGAAGATGGGAGCGTATTATCAGGAGATGCTTAAGGCTAATCCCAGTGATCCTCTGCTGCTCAGAAACTACGGCCAGTTCCTCCACGAGGTATATTATTTACTCGAGTAGTTCGAATTTCGATACGAATGAGTATAGAGTTTTGAGATTGGAATTGAATTGTTGAAGGTGGAGAAGGATACGGTGCGAGCTGAAGAGTACTACTGCAGAGCGATATTGGT containing:
- the LOC126794358 gene encoding uncharacterized protein LOC126794358; this encodes MKSSALIRTSSIGATVSASPRVSLSGVFSGEKTAASSSPRIRLQFDANSHRDRDTIRRALSESNILRSDSGKPRRLPGSGIPEDAVESPAGGYVSKTATVEREERRKMGAYYQEMLKANPSDPLLLRNYGQFLHEVEKDTVRAEEYYCRAILVCPGDGEVLSLYGKLIWESQRDKDRANSYFDRAVSAAPDNCMVLGSFASFMWEAEEEEEEDEEFNSNTTAQDSSAAQLVSAC